One stretch of Tissierellales bacterium DNA includes these proteins:
- a CDS encoding flagellar basal body protein, translated as MYSGVSGLRIHQSKMDVIGNNIANVNTVGFK; from the coding sequence ATGTATTCTGGTGTTTCTGGTCTAAGAATTCACCAGTCTAAAATGGATGTAATTGGTAACAATATAGCAAATGTTAATACTGTTGGATTTAAA